A genomic region of Vitis vinifera cultivar Pinot Noir 40024 chromosome 7, ASM3070453v1 contains the following coding sequences:
- the LOC100266867 gene encoding MDIS1-interacting receptor like kinase 2 produces MRSMAIIPSTCIVVIQFVFLISLLSFKVTSSSRTEAEALIQWKNSLSSSPSLNSSWALTNIENLCSWTGVVCGTTGTVSEINLSQANLKGTLAQFDFGSFTNLTRFNLSINNLNGLIPSTVANLSKLTFLDLSNNLFEGNIPWEIGQLKELQYLSFYNNCLNGTIPYQITNLQKIWYLHLGWNYLKSPDWSKFSTMPLLTHLDFNFNELASVFPEFITDCRNLTYLDLSWNHLTGPIPESLFRNSGKLEFLNLAKNLFEGKISSSIGQLRNLQKLDLHGNGLNSTIPGELGHCSNIIFLALAENLLAGVLPLSLTNLNKISELGLSGNSLSGEISPYFFTNWTELLSLQLQHNHFFGKIPSEIGLLKKLNVLFLYNNKLNGSIPSETGNLRELSSLDLSGNQLSGPIPPTICKLTKLNLLQLFYNNLSGTIPPEIGNMSSLVILDLNTNNLEGELPETMSLLNNLEILSLFTNNFSGTVPRELGKNNLNLKNVSFSDNSFTGELPPGLCNSFTLQLLTVNGNSFTGKLPDCLRNCSSLDRVRLEGNHFSGDISKAFGVHPNLSFISLSGNQFSGELSPEWGECQGLTKLQMDGNKISGKIPSELGKLSQLQVLSLDSNEFTGEIPMELTKLSLLFNLSLRKNFFTGKIPQTIGTLSNLQYLNLAENKLSGSIPKELGNCEHLDSLDLSHNALSGEIPSELGNLVNLRYLLDLSSNSLSRTIPSNLGKLVRLESLNLSRNNLMGKIPSSFSSMLSLNSIDFSYNQLTGQIPSSNIFKKAAYTGNSGLCGYAEGLNPCYSTSPSSKPSKLNKKVLIGVLVPTCGLLFLAFIVAVIVILHPRSKHSDEETESTEKYDAEEWLIWKRRGIFTFEDIVKATEDFSEKNCIGKGGFGRVYKAVLPQGQTVAVKRLNMSDSSNIPTTNRLSFKNEIEILTEVKHRNIIKLFGFCSRKGSMYLVYKYIERGSLGKVLYGEAGEMELSWATRVKIVQGVAHAIAYLHHDCSPPIVHRDVTLNNILLDSEFEPRLSDFGTARLLYPDSSNWTAAAGSFGYMAPELAFTMCITDKCDVYSFGVVALEVMMGRHPEELLVSLPSSALSDDPGLLLKDVLDQRLPMPTGQLAEEVVFVVKVALACTHAAPESRPTMRFVAKELSAQPRLPHSEPFPR; encoded by the exons ATGAGGAGCATGGCTATAATCCCAAGCACTTGTATTGTTGTTATTCAGTTTGTCTTCCTCATCTCCTTACTTTCTTTCAAGGTTACATCCTCATCCAGAACAGAGGCAGAAGCTCTCATCCAGTGGAAGAACAGCTTGTCTTCTTCCCCCTCTCTCAATTCATCGTGGGCTCTCACCAACATTGAAAACCTTTGCAGCTGGACGGGCGTTGTGTGCGGCACCACCGGAACTGTCTCCGAGATCAACCTCTCCCAGGCCAACCTCAAAGGAACGCTTGCCCAGTTTGATTTTGGTTCGTTTACTAATCTCACCCGCTTCAATCTCAGCATCAACAACCTCAACGGGTTGATACCATCCACAGTTGCCAACCTATCCAAGCTCACTTTCTTGGATTTAAGCAACAACCTTTTTGAGGGCAACATCCCTTGGGAGATTGGACAGCTGAAGGAGCTTCAGTATCTTAGCTTTTACAACAACTGTCTCAATGGCACCATCCCCTACCAAATTACCAATCTTCaaaagatatggtacttacacCTTGGATGGAACTACCTGAAGTCTCCGGACTGGTCCAAGTTTTCGACCATGCCTCTGTTGACACACCTAGACTTCAACTTCAATGAACTTGCATCAGTTTTCCCGGAGTTCATAACTGACTGCCGGAACCTGACATACCTCGACTTGTCGTGGAATCACTTGACTGGTCCGATACCAGAGTCACTATTTCGCAATTCAGGGAAACTTGAATTCCTCAATCTTGCTAAGAATTTATTTGAAGGCAAGATTTCTTCTTCCATAGGTCAACTCAGAAACCTTCAGAAACTCGATCTCCATGGCAATGGCCTCAATTCTACAATTCCGGGGGAGCTTGGGCATTGTTCTAACATCATCTTCTTGGCTCTAGCTGAGAACTTACTTGCTGGAGTGCTGCCTTTGTCCTTGACCAATCTTAACAAGATATCAGAGTTGGGCTTGTCTGGAAATTCATTATCTGGTGAGATCTCCCCATATTTCTTCACCAATTGGACTGAATTGCTCTCTTTGCAACTTCAGCACAATCACTTCTTTGGAAAAATTCCATCTGAAATTGGCCTTTTGAAAAAGCTGAATGTCCTTTTCCTTTATAATAATAAGCTCAATGGCTCAATCCCCTCGGAGACTGGGAACTTGAGAGAGTTGTCTTCCTTAGACCTTTCGGGAAACCAACTCTCAGGTCCAATTCCTCCAACAATTTGCAAGCTCACCAAGCTTAATCTCTTACAGCTTTTCTACAACAATCTTAGTGGAACAATTCCTCCAGAGATTGGTAATATGAGCTCGCTGGTTATCCTCGATCTCAACACcaacaatttggaaggagagcTACCAGAGACCATGTCACTCCTCAATAATCTAGAGATACTCTCTCTATTCACCAATAATTTCTCGGGCACTGTTCCAAGGGAACTGGGGAAAAACAACCTCAACTTGAAGAATGTAAGCTTTTCTGACAACAGCTTCACAGGAGAACTGCCGCCTGGACTATGTAATAGTTTCACTCTTCAACTGTTAACAGTAAACGGCAACAGCTTTACTGGGAAATTACCAGATTGCTTGAGGAATTGCTCGAGCCTAGATCGTGTCCGTCTTGAAGGGAACCACTTCAGTGGGGACATTTCCAAGGCATTTGGAGTCCATCCAAATCTCAGTTTTATTTCTCTGAGCGGCAACCAATTTTCAGGCGAGCTGTCACCTGAGTGGGGAGAATGCCAAGGCCTCACTAAATTACAGATGGATGGAAATAAAATCTCTGGTAAAATCCCATCTGAGCTTGGGAAGTTGTCTCAATTGCAGGTCCTAAGTCTGGATTCCAATGAATTTACTGGGGAAATTCCAATGGAACTGACGAAACTAAGCCTGTTGTTCAACCTCAGCTTGCGCAAAAACTTTTTCACAGGAAAGATCCCTCAGACTATAGGCACTTTATCTAATCTCCAGTATCTCAATTTAGCGGAAAATAAACTCAGTGGAAGCATACCAAAAGAGCTTGGGAATTGTGAGCACTTGGACAGCTTGGACTTAAGCCACAACGCTTTGTCAGGTGAAATACCATCAGAACTCGGAAACTTGGTCAATTTGCGGTATCTTTTGGACCTCAGCAGCAATTCACTGTCAAGAACAATCCCTTCAAACCTGGGAAAGCTTGTGAGATTGGAGAGCCTCAATCTCTCTCGAAACAATCTTATGGGGAAAATCCCATCATCATTTTCAAGCATGCTCAGTCTAAATTCCATTGATTTCTCATACAATCAGTTGACTGGTCAGATTCCAAGTAGCAATATTTTCAAGAAGGCAGCCTATACTGGAAACTCAGGTTTGTGTGGATATGCAGAAGGATTGAATCCTTGTTATTCAACTTCCCCCAGCAGCAAGCCCTCCAAGTTGAACAAAAAGGTTCTTATTGGTGTCCTTGTTCCTACTTGTGGGCTCTTGTTTTTGGCATTCATTGTTGCTGTAATTGTAATCCTCCATCCACGATCCAAACACTCTGATGAAGAGACTGAAAGTACAGAAAAGTATGATGCTGAGGAGTGGTTAATTTGGAAAAGACGAGGAATATTCACATTTGAGGATATTGTGAAGGCCACCGAAGACTTCAGTGAGAAGAACTGCATCGGAAAGGGAGGATTCGGGAGAGTTTACAAAGCTGTGTTGCCACAGGGTCAGACAGTTGCAGTTAAAAGACTTAATATGTCAGACTCAAGCAACATTCCAACAACAAATCGGCTGAGTTTTAAGAATGAGATCGAAATCCTGACAGAAGTTAAGCACCGAAATATCATTAAGCTTTTTGGGTTCTGTTCCAGGAAGGGGTCCATGTACTTggtttataaatatatagagaGAGGCAGTTTGGGGAAAGTGTTGTATGGGGAAGCGGGGGAGATGGAGCTAAGCTGGGCCACAAGGGTTAAGATTGTGCAAGGCGTGGCTCATGCAATTGCTTACTTGCACCATGACTGCTCTCCGCCCATTGTCCACCGTGATGTAACTCTGAATAACATTTTGCTTGACTCGGAGTTTGAGCCACGGCTCTCAGACTTTGGAACTGCAAGATTGTTGTACCCGGACTCATCCAACTGGACTGCAGCAGCTGGGTCTTTTGGCTACATGGCTCCAG AGCTTGCGTTTACAATGTGCATCACAGATAAATGTGATGTCTACAGCTTTGGAGTGGTGGCACTGGAAGTAATGATGGGGAGGCATCCAGAGGAGCTCCTAGTTTCACTACCATCATCAGCACTATCTGATGATCCTGGTTTACTTCTGAAGGATGTGCTAGATCAGAGACTTCCAATGCCCACAGGGCAATTAGCAGAAGAAGTAGTGTTTGTAGTCAAGGTAGCCTTAGCATGCACGCATGCGGCTCCAGAGTCACGACCCACCATGCGTTTTGTGGCAAAAGAACTATCAGCTCAACCCAGGCTCCCCCATTCAGAGCCTTTCCCCAGGTAA
- the LOC100241197 gene encoding cellulose synthase A catalytic subunit 4 [UDP-forming] produces the protein MASNTMAGLVAGSHTRNEMHVLHGEQRPPTRQSVPKLCRVCGDEIGVKADGELFVACHECGFPVCKPCYEYERSEGNQCCPQCNTRYKRHKGCARVAGDDEGSLDGDDFNDEFQIKNTRDQQNVFAPSENGDYNPQQWHANGQAFSAAGSVAGKDFEGEKDIYNNDEWKDRVEKWKTRQEKKGLISKDGGNDPGDDDDFLLAEARQPLWRKVPIASSKISPYRIVIVLRLVILAFFFRFRILTPAYDAFPLWLISVICEIWFAFSWILDQFPKWQPINRETYLERLSMRFEREGEPNRLSPVDVFVSTVDPLKEPPIITANTVLSILSLDYPVEKVSCYVSDDGASMLLFDSLAETAEFARRWVPFCKKHSIEPRAPEFYFSQKIDYLKDKVDPSFVKERRAMKREYEEFKVRINALVAKAQKKPEEGWTMQDGTPWPGNITRDHPGMIQVYLGSEGALDVEGKELPRLVYVSREKRPGYQHHKKAGAMNALIRVSAVLTNAPFMLNLDCDHYINNSKAAREAMCFLMDPQLGKKLCYVQFPQRFDGIDLHDRYANRNVVFFDINMKGLDGIQGPVYVGTGCVFNRQALYGYDPPVSEKRPKMTCDCWPSWCCCCCGGSRKSKSKKKVERGLLGGVYSKKKKMMGKNYSRKGSGPVFDLEEIEEGLEGYDELEKSSLMSQKNFEKRFGQSPVFITSTLMEDGGLPEGTNSTALIKEAIHVISCGYEEKTEWGKEIGWIYGSVTEDILTGFKMHCRGWKSVYCMPKRAAFKGSAPINLSDRLHQVLRWALGSVEIFLSRHCPLWYGYGGKLKWLERLAYINTIVYPFTSIPLLAYCTIPAVCLLTGKFIIPTLTNFASVWFMALFLSIIVTGVLELRWSGVSIQDWWRNEQFWVIGGVSAHLFAVFQGLLKVLAGVDTNFTVTSKAADDAEFGDLYLFKWTTLLIPPTTLIILNMVGVVAGVSDAINNGYGSWGPLFGKLFFAFWVIVHLYPFLKGLMGRQNRTPTIVVLWSILLASIFSLVWVRIDPFLPKQTGPVLKQCGVEC, from the exons ATGGCCTCAAACACCATGGCAGGCCTTGTTGCAGGTTCCCATACCCGAAATGAGATGCATGTTTTGCATGGCGAG CAACGGCCTCCCACCCGCCAGTCTGTACCCAAACTATGTCGTGTTTGTGGCGATGAGATCGGAGTTAAAGCGGATGGTGAGTTGTTTGTAGCCTGCCATGAGTGTGGGTTCCCAGTTTGCAAGCCTTGTTATGAGTATGAAAGGAGTGAAGGAAACCAGTGCTGTCCCCAGTGTAACACTCGCTATAAGCGTCACAAAG GTTGCGCTAGAGTTGCAGGAGATGATGAAGGCAGCTTGGATGGAGATGATTTCAATGATGAATTTCAGATTAAGAACACGCGAGATCAGCAGAATGTCTTTGCTCCTTCg GAAAATGGAGACTATAATCCGCAGCAATGGCATGCAAATGGCCAAGCCTTCTCTGCAGCAGGGAGTG TTGCTGGAAAGGATTTTGAAGGTGAGAAAGATATTTACAACAATGATGAATGGAAAGACAGGGTAGAGAAATGGAAAACCAGGCAAGAAAAGAAAGGTTTAATTAGCAAAGATGGAGGAAATGATCCAGGCGATGATGATGACTTCCT TCTGGCTGAGGCCCGGCAACCATTGTGGAGAAAAGTCCCAATCGCATCAAGCAAAATCAGCCCATATCGCATAGTCATCGTCCTCCGTCTAGTCATTCTTGCTTTCTTCTTCCGTTTCCGCATCTTAACCCCAGCTTATGATGCTTTTCCCTTGTGGCTCATCTCTGTCATTTGTGAGATCTGGTTCGCTTTCTCTTGGATACTTGACCAGTTCCCCAAATGGCAACCCATCAACCGTGAAACCTACCTGGAACGCCTGTCAATGAGGTTTGAGCGTGAGGGTGAGCCCAACCGTCTCTCCCCAGTTGATGTCTTTGTAAGTACTGTGGACCCTCTTAAGGAACCACCAATCATAACTGCAAACACAGTTCTATCCATCTTGTCCCTTGATTATCCGGTCGAGAAGGTGAGTTGTTATGTATCGGATGATGGCGCATCCATGCTTCTTTTCGATTCTCTAGCAGAAACTGCTGAGTTTGCAAGGAGATGGGTGCCATTCTGCAAGAAGCATAGCATTGAGCCCAGGGCTCCTGAGTTCTACTTCTCTCAGAAAATTGACTACTTGAAAGATAAAGTGGACCCCAGCTTTGTGAAGGAGCGCAGAGCCATGAAA AGAGAGTATGAAGAGTTCAAAGTGAGGATTAACGCATTGGTAGCAAAGGCTCAAAAGAAACCAGAAGAAGGATGGACCATGCAGGATGGCACCCCATGGCCTGGAAACATCACTCGCGATCATCCCGGGATGATTCAG GTTTACCTTGGTAGTGAAGGTGCACTTGATGTAGAAGGTAAGGAGCTGCCACGGCTCGTGTATGTTTCTCGTGAGAAACGACCTGGCTATCAGCACCACAAGAAAGCTGGTGCCATGAATGCTCTG ATTCGAGTCTCTGCAGTGCTTACCAATGCACCCTTTATGTTGAATTTGGATTGTGATCACTACATCAACAACAGCAAGGCTGCAAGAGAAGCCATGTGCTTTCTGATGGATCCACAGCTTGGGAAGAAGCTCTGTTATGTCCAGTTCCCACAGAGGTTCGATGGTATTGATCTCCACGATCGATATGCTAACCGAAATGTTGTATTCTTTGAT ATCAACATGAAAGGCCTAGATGGGATTCAAGGGCCGGTGTATGTTGGTACTGGATGTGTCTTCAACCGGCAGGCATTGTATGGCTATGATCCACCAGTGTCCGAGAAAAGACCCAAGATGACATGTGACTGCTGGCCTTCATGGTGCTGCTGCTgttgtggtggttcaaggaAGTCAAAGTCGAAGAAGAAAGTTGAAAGAGGTTTGCTTGGAGGAGTGTAtagcaagaagaagaaaatgatgggGAAGAACTACTCCAGGAAAGGATCTGGACCAGTCTTTGATCTTGAAGAGATTGAAGAAGGCCTTGAAGGCTATGATGAGTTGGAGAAATCATCCCTTATGTCACAGAAAAACTTTGAGAAACGGTTTGGACAGTCTCCAGTTTTCATTACTTCCACTCTCATGGAAGATGGTGGCCTTCCTGAAGGGACTAATAGCACAGCTCTTATCAAAGAAGCCATCCATGTTATCAGTTGCGGCTATGAAGAAAAAACCGAATGGGGCAAAGAG ATTGGATGGATTTATGGTTCAGTTACAGAAGACATTTTGACAGGATTCAAGATGCATTGTAGAGGGTGGAAGTCAGTGTATTGTATGCCAAAGAGAGCGGCTTTCAAGGGATCTGCTCCTATAAATCTATCAGACCGGTTGCACCAAGTTTTGAGATGGGCTCTTGGATCTGTTGAAATTTTCCTTAGTCGTCACTGTCCTCTATGGTATGGTTATGGAGGAAAGTTGAAATGGCTGGAGAGGCTTGCTTACATTAACACCATTGTTTATCCCTTCACTTCCATTCCCTTGCTTGCCTACTGTACCATTCCTGCAGTCTGTCTTCTCACAGGAAAATTCATCATCCCAACT CTGACAAACTTTGCTAGCGTATGGTTTATGGCTCTTTTCCTCTCCATCATAGTAACAGGTGTGCTTGAGCTCCGATGGAGTGGTGTTAGCATCCAGGACTGGTGGCGCAATGAACAATTCTGGGTGATTGGTGGTGTCTCAGCTCACCTTTTCGCCGTTTTCCAGGGCCTCCTCAAGGTTCTTGCTGGAGTTGATACCAACTTCACTGTAACATCAAAAGCAGCAGATGATGCTGAGTTTGGAGACCTCTACCTCTTCAAATGGACTACCCTTCTCATCCCACCAACCACTCTTATAATCCTGAATATGGTTGGAGTTGTAGCTGGAGTTTCAGATGCCATCAACAATGGTTATGGTTCATGGGGACCTTTATTTGGGAAACTATTTTTTGCCTTCTGGGTCATTGTCCATCTCTATCCATTCCTCAAGGGTTTGATGGGAAGGCAAAACAGAACTCCTACCATTGTAGTCCTTTGGTCCATCCTTCTCGCTTCGATTTTCTCACTGGTTTGGGTTCGAATTGATCCTTTCCTGCCTAAACAAACAGGCCCAGTTCTTAAACAATGTGGTGTCGAATGCTAG